The following DNA comes from Triticum aestivum cultivar Chinese Spring chromosome 3D, IWGSC CS RefSeq v2.1, whole genome shotgun sequence.
GTAAGCTTGTCATCAGTCGTCCAAGTATCAGGGTCAACATGAAAGTGATTTCCGGCGGCTGGACCAAACAATTATTTATACAAGTTACTGGCATGCTTATTAAATTGTCAGTGCCCCCAATTCAATGTCCCCACACTAGAGAACATGGGTAGTATAATTCCTCTTGTGACCATTCGCAGTCTTATGAAAATAATAAGTAATACAATCCCCTTTGAGCAACCAGCACTCATGGGAATGCTGAAGCCAATACATCTTCTCATTGACCAGCATGTCATGCAACTCAAAATTAACGTCCACTTTCCTACTATACAATTCTGGAGGAAGAGGGCCATCCTCCTCAAGGTCTTCAAACAAGGACCGCACCAATCTAAGATCTTCCTTTAGCTTCTTATCATGACCAAATTTATCTGAACCCCATCCTTTAAAATATATCTTGATTTTGTTGAGCCTAATGTTAAGAACGTCAATAGGATCTGAGGCCTGCACAGTCCTATTCCAGATCTTATCGACTAGCCCTAGGAATTCATCGTTTTTAACACCAGACAGGTCAAAACAGAATTCACGGGTTTTAGGTGCCTCTCTCCCTTCATCCCCGGACGAAAGTCATAGAGGGTTATGGTCAGAAATTTCACGCGCTAATTTCCTAACAGAAACTATAGGAAATAGGTCCTCCTAACTATCAGACATGAGATTCCTATCAAGTTTATGAAGCGTGGGAGAAAACATGACAACCATTCATGTCCAGAAGTAGCTAAACTAACACAAGAAACAAGAAGTTGTAAGAGTTTTTTTCTTTCGATAAAGGGCACTTTATTAGCTCAGAATGTAGCATCAAGCGATACAAAGCATTgtgagtaacacccggcctctgcgtAACTAGGATTAAGAAGTTGTGAGAGTGTCCAACCAAATTAACACACCAACCAAATTAACACTCCATTCAATCATTCATGCATCTCACACACACAAAGAAGACAATCCGGTGACAACAAATACTCATCGAAGATATTCCCCAAAAAACTCCTACACTAATTCATACAGATATTGCCCCCCACAAAGTCATGTAAAAAAATGCCAATCTAGCACGTATTCATCGAGATTACAAACCGCTTGTATCTCTAGCTAGCTATAGCTTATAGATACCTTCCCCCGTAGCCTGCGCTCCTCAACAATGCCTGCTTGATCTCGTCTGTGCTTATCACCTGCCTCCTCCCTTCCGCCTACGCACCGGGCAAGCCGTGAATGGACATCGGCGATCGAATTTCATTAGCATGCAATGAAGGAAAACTTAGAGATGGGTACTATTTCAGAAGGAGTTTACTTACTTGTGAGCACGAGGCATGCATGGCGAAGTCACTGAAGCAACTCACGACGCACTGCTCGATCTCCAGCCCAAGCACGTCCAGCGCGGTCACCGTCGCGATCAGCGCTCCGGGCTTTGTCGAGCAGCAGATCTCAATGTTCGTGTCGCCTCCGGCTCGGTTCTCGACGTTTGCACATACCTTGGTGGAACTCCTCGTCGGCGTCTCCTCGTTGACACCGCTGGAGAAATTTTTGAGCAGGTTCAGCTCCTCGGGCGTGGTGCCGATCTCCTCCTCCAGGGTTTTAATCCGCTCGGTCAGTTCCTTGACGTAGTCTATGGTGTCCCCGAGGGTCGCAGTCCTATCCATCTGCAGTTCGATCGATCGGTTAATTAGATCTACACATGTTAATTAAGGTCCACAACTCACAAATAATTCGATATACAGAAATTAAGGGCGATGGAGCGGAGCATGGAGAGGCGGTCGTTGAGCCGCTTCCGGTGCCGCCTTTCCGCCATGAGGTTCTTTGACGGAGTTCCGCTTCCGGCA
Coding sequences within:
- the LOC123076073 gene encoding transcription factor BHLH3-like, with the protein product MDLRSNGSRELLSRSTSPDIFPANAVHSTISNGSLLSLDRGLVARFQQPMLPSPPAVRPHPHQEFNFNYLSEVCNPWRSCIPDPPAVVQAAAGKAPLTLPLSDPIASSSTFVFGGGAGESSGMRSMPASGTHPESKLNAGSGTPSKNLMAERRHRKRLNDRLSMLRSIALNFCKMDRTATLGDTIDYVKELTERIKTLEEEIGTTPEELNLLKNFSSGVNEETPTRSSTKVCANVENRAGGDTNIEICCSTKPGALIATVTALDVLGLEIEQCVVSCFSDFAMHASCSQAEGRRQVISTDEIKQALLRSAGYGGRYL